The following coding sequences are from one Vulpes vulpes isolate BD-2025 chromosome 12, VulVul3, whole genome shotgun sequence window:
- the ZCCHC10 gene encoding zinc finger CCHC domain-containing protein 10 isoform X6 produces the protein MATPMHRLIARRQAEANKQHVRCQKCLEFGHWTYECTGKRKYLHRPSRTAELKKALKEKENRLLLLQQSIGETNVERKTKKKRSKSVTSSSSSSSDSSASDSSSESEETSTSSSSEDSDTDESSSSSSSSSSSTSSSSSSDSDSDSSSSSSSSTSTESSSEDEPPKKKKKK, from the exons ATGGCGACTCCCATGCATCGGCTCATAGCTCGGAGACAAGC tgAAGCAAATAAACAACATGTAAGATGTCAGAAATGCTTGGAATTTGGACATTGGACTTATGAATGCACcggaaaaagaaaatacctgcATAGGCCTTCAAGAACAGCAGAACtaaagaaagctttaaaagaaaaagaaaacagattattattattgcaaCAAAG CATCGGAGAAACTAATGTAGAAAGgaagaccaagaaaaaaag GTCTAAGAGTGTAACCAGTTCCAGCAGCAGTAGCAGCGACAGTTCAGCCAGTGATTCTTCATCGGAGAGTGAAGAAACGTCTACCTCATCCTCCTCAGAGGACAGCGACACCGATGAAAGCTCCTCCAGTTCCTCATCTTCATCCTCCTCCACAAGCTCTTCCTCGTCCTCTGATTCAGACTCAGATTCCAGCTCTTCCagtagcagcagcaccagcacagaGAGCAGCTCTGAGGATGAACcaccaaagaagaagaaaaagaaatag
- the ZCCHC10 gene encoding zinc finger CCHC domain-containing protein 10 isoform X8 encodes MATPMHRLIARRQAEANKQHVRCQKCLEFGHWTYECTGKRKYLHRPSRTAELKKALKEKENRLLLLQQRSFPLSPFMFISIGETNVERKTKKKRSKSVTSSSSSSSDSSASDSSSESEETSTSSSSEDSDTDESSSSSSSSSSSTSSSSSSDSDSDSSSSSSSSTSTESSSEDEPPKKKKKK; translated from the exons ATGGCGACTCCCATGCATCGGCTCATAGCTCGGAGACAAGC tgAAGCAAATAAACAACATGTAAGATGTCAGAAATGCTTGGAATTTGGACATTGGACTTATGAATGCACcggaaaaagaaaatacctgcATAGGCCTTCAAGAACAGCAGAACtaaagaaagctttaaaagaaaaagaaaacagattattattattgcaaCAAAG gagcttccccctctcccccttcatGTTTATCAGCATCGGAGAAACTAATGTAGAAAGgaagaccaagaaaaaaag GTCTAAGAGTGTAACCAGTTCCAGCAGCAGTAGCAGCGACAGTTCAGCCAGTGATTCTTCATCGGAGAGTGAAGAAACGTCTACCTCATCCTCCTCAGAGGACAGCGACACCGATGAAAGCTCCTCCAGTTCCTCATCTTCATCCTCCTCCACAAGCTCTTCCTCGTCCTCTGATTCAGACTCAGATTCCAGCTCTTCCagtagcagcagcaccagcacagaGAGCAGCTCTGAGGATGAACcaccaaagaagaagaaaaagaaatag
- the ZCCHC10 gene encoding zinc finger CCHC domain-containing protein 10 isoform X5, translating into MGGSVSEANKQHVRCQKCLEFGHWTYECTGKRKYLHRPSRTAELKKALKEKENRLLLLQQRSFPLSPFMFISIGETNVERKTKKKRSKSVTSSSSSSSDSSASDSSSESEETSTSSSSEDSDTDESSSSSSSSSSSTSSSSSSDSDSDSSSSSSSSTSTESSSEDEPPKKKKKK; encoded by the exons atgggtggctcagtcag tgAAGCAAATAAACAACATGTAAGATGTCAGAAATGCTTGGAATTTGGACATTGGACTTATGAATGCACcggaaaaagaaaatacctgcATAGGCCTTCAAGAACAGCAGAACtaaagaaagctttaaaagaaaaagaaaacagattattattattgcaaCAAAG gagcttccccctctcccccttcatGTTTATCAGCATCGGAGAAACTAATGTAGAAAGgaagaccaagaaaaaaag GTCTAAGAGTGTAACCAGTTCCAGCAGCAGTAGCAGCGACAGTTCAGCCAGTGATTCTTCATCGGAGAGTGAAGAAACGTCTACCTCATCCTCCTCAGAGGACAGCGACACCGATGAAAGCTCCTCCAGTTCCTCATCTTCATCCTCCTCCACAAGCTCTTCCTCGTCCTCTGATTCAGACTCAGATTCCAGCTCTTCCagtagcagcagcaccagcacagaGAGCAGCTCTGAGGATGAACcaccaaagaagaagaaaaagaaatag
- the ZCCHC10 gene encoding zinc finger CCHC domain-containing protein 10 isoform X7, which yields MGGSVSEANKQHVRCQKCLEFGHWTYECTGKRKYLHRPSRTAELKKALKEKENRLLLLQQSIGETNVERKTKKKRSKSVTSSSSSSSDSSASDSSSESEETSTSSSSEDSDTDESSSSSSSSSSSTSSSSSSDSDSDSSSSSSSSTSTESSSEDEPPKKKKKK from the exons atgggtggctcagtcag tgAAGCAAATAAACAACATGTAAGATGTCAGAAATGCTTGGAATTTGGACATTGGACTTATGAATGCACcggaaaaagaaaatacctgcATAGGCCTTCAAGAACAGCAGAACtaaagaaagctttaaaagaaaaagaaaacagattattattattgcaaCAAAG CATCGGAGAAACTAATGTAGAAAGgaagaccaagaaaaaaag GTCTAAGAGTGTAACCAGTTCCAGCAGCAGTAGCAGCGACAGTTCAGCCAGTGATTCTTCATCGGAGAGTGAAGAAACGTCTACCTCATCCTCCTCAGAGGACAGCGACACCGATGAAAGCTCCTCCAGTTCCTCATCTTCATCCTCCTCCACAAGCTCTTCCTCGTCCTCTGATTCAGACTCAGATTCCAGCTCTTCCagtagcagcagcaccagcacagaGAGCAGCTCTGAGGATGAACcaccaaagaagaagaaaaagaaatag
- the ZCCHC10 gene encoding zinc finger CCHC domain-containing protein 10 isoform X2, translating into MDVKFSVLLCGIYLSPHFENQNCICLLPVFHFCLPGSLRLPAAVQSSHLENLCEANKQHVRCQKCLEFGHWTYECTGKRKYLHRPSRTAELKKALKEKENRLLLLQQSIGETNVERKTKKKRSKSVTSSSSSSSDSSASDSSSESEETSTSSSSEDSDTDESSSSSSSSSSSTSSSSSSDSDSDSSSSSSSSTSTESSSEDEPPKKKKKK; encoded by the exons ATGGATGTCAAGTTCAGTGTTCTACTTTGTGGAATCTACCTTTCTCCCCACTTTGAAAATCAAAACTGCATTTGCCTACTTCCAGTCTTTCACTTCTGTTTGCCAGGGTCTCTCAGATTACCAGCAGCAGTACAGTCGTCTCACCTGGAAAATCTCTG tgAAGCAAATAAACAACATGTAAGATGTCAGAAATGCTTGGAATTTGGACATTGGACTTATGAATGCACcggaaaaagaaaatacctgcATAGGCCTTCAAGAACAGCAGAACtaaagaaagctttaaaagaaaaagaaaacagattattattattgcaaCAAAG CATCGGAGAAACTAATGTAGAAAGgaagaccaagaaaaaaag GTCTAAGAGTGTAACCAGTTCCAGCAGCAGTAGCAGCGACAGTTCAGCCAGTGATTCTTCATCGGAGAGTGAAGAAACGTCTACCTCATCCTCCTCAGAGGACAGCGACACCGATGAAAGCTCCTCCAGTTCCTCATCTTCATCCTCCTCCACAAGCTCTTCCTCGTCCTCTGATTCAGACTCAGATTCCAGCTCTTCCagtagcagcagcaccagcacagaGAGCAGCTCTGAGGATGAACcaccaaagaagaagaaaaagaaatag
- the ZCCHC10 gene encoding zinc finger CCHC domain-containing protein 10 isoform X1 has translation MDVKFSVLLCGIYLSPHFENQNCICLLPVFHFCLPGSLRLPAAVQSSHLENLCEANKQHVRCQKCLEFGHWTYECTGKRKYLHRPSRTAELKKALKEKENRLLLLQQRSFPLSPFMFISIGETNVERKTKKKRSKSVTSSSSSSSDSSASDSSSESEETSTSSSSEDSDTDESSSSSSSSSSSTSSSSSSDSDSDSSSSSSSSTSTESSSEDEPPKKKKKK, from the exons ATGGATGTCAAGTTCAGTGTTCTACTTTGTGGAATCTACCTTTCTCCCCACTTTGAAAATCAAAACTGCATTTGCCTACTTCCAGTCTTTCACTTCTGTTTGCCAGGGTCTCTCAGATTACCAGCAGCAGTACAGTCGTCTCACCTGGAAAATCTCTG tgAAGCAAATAAACAACATGTAAGATGTCAGAAATGCTTGGAATTTGGACATTGGACTTATGAATGCACcggaaaaagaaaatacctgcATAGGCCTTCAAGAACAGCAGAACtaaagaaagctttaaaagaaaaagaaaacagattattattattgcaaCAAAG gagcttccccctctcccccttcatGTTTATCAGCATCGGAGAAACTAATGTAGAAAGgaagaccaagaaaaaaag GTCTAAGAGTGTAACCAGTTCCAGCAGCAGTAGCAGCGACAGTTCAGCCAGTGATTCTTCATCGGAGAGTGAAGAAACGTCTACCTCATCCTCCTCAGAGGACAGCGACACCGATGAAAGCTCCTCCAGTTCCTCATCTTCATCCTCCTCCACAAGCTCTTCCTCGTCCTCTGATTCAGACTCAGATTCCAGCTCTTCCagtagcagcagcaccagcacagaGAGCAGCTCTGAGGATGAACcaccaaagaagaagaaaaagaaatag
- the ZCCHC10 gene encoding zinc finger CCHC domain-containing protein 10 isoform X3 translates to MYLLYCLVTKSNTINNLNEANKQHVRCQKCLEFGHWTYECTGKRKYLHRPSRTAELKKALKEKENRLLLLQQRSFPLSPFMFISIGETNVERKTKKKRSKSVTSSSSSSSDSSASDSSSESEETSTSSSSEDSDTDESSSSSSSSSSSTSSSSSSDSDSDSSSSSSSSTSTESSSEDEPPKKKKKK, encoded by the exons ATGTACTTATTATACTGCCTTGTGACTAAATCTAACACAATAAacaatttaaa tgAAGCAAATAAACAACATGTAAGATGTCAGAAATGCTTGGAATTTGGACATTGGACTTATGAATGCACcggaaaaagaaaatacctgcATAGGCCTTCAAGAACAGCAGAACtaaagaaagctttaaaagaaaaagaaaacagattattattattgcaaCAAAG gagcttccccctctcccccttcatGTTTATCAGCATCGGAGAAACTAATGTAGAAAGgaagaccaagaaaaaaag GTCTAAGAGTGTAACCAGTTCCAGCAGCAGTAGCAGCGACAGTTCAGCCAGTGATTCTTCATCGGAGAGTGAAGAAACGTCTACCTCATCCTCCTCAGAGGACAGCGACACCGATGAAAGCTCCTCCAGTTCCTCATCTTCATCCTCCTCCACAAGCTCTTCCTCGTCCTCTGATTCAGACTCAGATTCCAGCTCTTCCagtagcagcagcaccagcacagaGAGCAGCTCTGAGGATGAACcaccaaagaagaagaaaaagaaatag
- the ZCCHC10 gene encoding zinc finger CCHC domain-containing protein 10 isoform X4, with the protein MYLLYCLVTKSNTINNLNEANKQHVRCQKCLEFGHWTYECTGKRKYLHRPSRTAELKKALKEKENRLLLLQQSIGETNVERKTKKKRSKSVTSSSSSSSDSSASDSSSESEETSTSSSSEDSDTDESSSSSSSSSSSTSSSSSSDSDSDSSSSSSSSTSTESSSEDEPPKKKKKK; encoded by the exons ATGTACTTATTATACTGCCTTGTGACTAAATCTAACACAATAAacaatttaaa tgAAGCAAATAAACAACATGTAAGATGTCAGAAATGCTTGGAATTTGGACATTGGACTTATGAATGCACcggaaaaagaaaatacctgcATAGGCCTTCAAGAACAGCAGAACtaaagaaagctttaaaagaaaaagaaaacagattattattattgcaaCAAAG CATCGGAGAAACTAATGTAGAAAGgaagaccaagaaaaaaag GTCTAAGAGTGTAACCAGTTCCAGCAGCAGTAGCAGCGACAGTTCAGCCAGTGATTCTTCATCGGAGAGTGAAGAAACGTCTACCTCATCCTCCTCAGAGGACAGCGACACCGATGAAAGCTCCTCCAGTTCCTCATCTTCATCCTCCTCCACAAGCTCTTCCTCGTCCTCTGATTCAGACTCAGATTCCAGCTCTTCCagtagcagcagcaccagcacagaGAGCAGCTCTGAGGATGAACcaccaaagaagaagaaaaagaaatag